In one Halorhodospira halophila genomic region, the following are encoded:
- a CDS encoding universal stress protein gives MSLERILIASDLSERAALAGARSAQLAEEAGAGVVAVCVVEGDIPAEGGGGDPRATVQQAVEAELQRVTPGHWASVRVRFGDTLGELSRVAEEEQAQLLLLGAHGQHFAADWVLGTTAEQVVRHLPVPTLVVRQSAEHPYRRILVATDFSACARAALQRVADWFPGADLELLHVLDTQALEQMRTAGVDPRWVERRYEQLRTEAESRLREELLACRVDPDEVTMTLLAGHPAEFLLERVRTRQPQLVAMGNHGRGRWGNLLLGSVASRVLHQIDTDLLLVRAGEG, from the coding sequence ATGAGCCTTGAGCGGATCCTGATTGCCAGCGACCTATCGGAACGGGCGGCGCTGGCCGGCGCTCGGTCGGCGCAGTTGGCCGAAGAGGCGGGAGCCGGCGTCGTAGCCGTCTGTGTCGTCGAGGGTGATATCCCGGCCGAGGGCGGCGGTGGCGATCCGCGGGCCACGGTACAACAGGCGGTCGAGGCCGAGCTGCAGCGGGTCACGCCGGGGCACTGGGCATCCGTGCGGGTGCGTTTCGGAGACACGCTTGGTGAGTTGTCTCGGGTGGCCGAGGAGGAGCAGGCTCAGCTGCTCCTCCTTGGTGCCCATGGTCAGCATTTCGCGGCCGACTGGGTGCTGGGGACGACCGCCGAGCAGGTCGTGCGCCACCTGCCGGTGCCCACTCTGGTGGTCCGGCAGTCGGCGGAGCATCCCTACCGGCGCATCCTGGTCGCCACCGATTTTTCCGCCTGTGCCCGCGCCGCCCTGCAGCGCGTAGCGGACTGGTTCCCGGGCGCGGACCTGGAGCTGCTCCATGTCCTCGACACCCAGGCCCTGGAGCAGATGCGTACCGCCGGGGTGGATCCGCGCTGGGTGGAGCGGCGCTACGAGCAGCTGCGCACCGAAGCCGAGTCCCGTCTACGTGAGGAACTGCTCGCCTGCAGGGTCGATCCGGATGAGGTGACGATGACGCTGTTGGCGGGCCATCCGGCGGAGTTCTTGCTCGAGCGCGTGCGGACCCGCCAGCCCCAGCTGGTGGCCATGGGCAATCACGGCCGCGGACGCTGGGGCAATCTGCTGCTCGGCAGCGTGGCCAGCCGCGTGCTGCACCAGATCGACACGGACCTGCTACTGGTCCGTGCCGGGGAGGGCTGA
- the dinB gene encoding DNA polymerase IV, which yields MTARKIIHIDMDAFYASVEQRDNPSLRGRPVVVGGSPDGRGVVAAASYEARTFGIRSAQPAARARRLCPDATFLRPRFDHYRAISRQIHGIFADFATTIEPLSLDEAYLDVTGSQRFHGSATHMAQAIRRRIREETGLTASAGVSYNKLLAKLASDEGKPDGLYVVPPEQGPAYVTAQPIRRLHGVGPATAARLERLGITRVGDLLDWELADLHVFLGNRAGTLHDAARGIDHRPVRRRRPRKSIGAERTFGDDTRDPEEIRERLAPLIAKVATRLESQGVVARTVTLKLRYADFESITRRVSPHGPVAGAADIEALIPALLAETEAGSRAVRLLGVSLSGLQPRQREQDLFSDLT from the coding sequence ATGACCGCGCGCAAGATCATCCACATCGACATGGATGCCTTCTACGCCTCGGTGGAGCAACGCGACAACCCGAGCCTGCGTGGACGACCGGTGGTGGTGGGAGGGTCCCCCGACGGGCGAGGGGTGGTCGCCGCGGCGAGTTACGAGGCGCGAACCTTCGGCATTCGCTCGGCGCAGCCGGCTGCCCGGGCCCGCCGCCTGTGCCCGGACGCCACCTTCCTGCGCCCGCGCTTCGACCACTACCGCGCCATCTCGCGGCAGATCCACGGCATCTTTGCCGACTTCGCCACCACCATCGAGCCGCTCTCGCTGGATGAGGCGTACCTGGACGTCACCGGCTCGCAGCGCTTCCACGGATCCGCCACCCACATGGCCCAGGCGATCCGCCGGCGCATCCGCGAGGAGACCGGCCTGACGGCATCGGCGGGGGTGTCTTACAACAAGCTGCTGGCCAAGCTCGCCTCGGACGAGGGCAAGCCGGACGGCCTCTACGTCGTCCCACCCGAACAGGGACCGGCGTACGTCACCGCTCAGCCAATCCGAAGGCTTCACGGCGTCGGGCCGGCCACCGCCGCCCGGCTCGAGCGCCTCGGCATCACCCGGGTCGGCGACCTGCTCGACTGGGAGCTGGCCGATCTGCACGTGTTCCTCGGCAACCGCGCCGGCACCCTGCACGACGCCGCCCGCGGCATCGACCACCGCCCCGTCCGGCGGCGCCGACCACGGAAATCCATCGGTGCCGAACGCACCTTCGGGGATGACACCCGGGATCCGGAAGAGATCCGCGAGCGGCTGGCTCCGCTCATCGCCAAGGTGGCTACGCGCCTGGAGAGCCAAGGCGTGGTGGCCCGGACGGTGACACTGAAGCTGCGCTACGCCGACTTCGAATCCATCACGCGGCGGGTCTCCCCGCACGGGCCGGTCGCCGGGGCGGCGGACATCGAGGCCCTGATCCCCGCCCTGCTCGCGGAGACCGAGGCCGGGTCCCGGGCGGTCAGGCTGCTCGGCGTGAGCCTCTCGGGGCTGCAACCGAGACAACGCGAACAGGACCTTTTTAGCGACCTGACCTGA
- a CDS encoding HD domain-containing phosphohydrolase, giving the protein MERPPPRDAVEVPVEDLRPGMYLVDLGVQWAMHPFLYNQFELEQASIDKIRAMGLTRVRVDPHRGRPETSGAAQQAAEPSHRRPARAKAGDGRQWARQLTQEARSAVRELLQDARAGRALRMQDIDTISEELSAALHEHPDAMLAFGRIRSRDHYTYQHSVNVGVLLMAFARYLRMPEPHVRALGSAGIVHDIGKTLLPDAIISKPGPLTPEEYQQVKDHTWRGAALLRETAQATPLAVRIAEQHHERIDGSGYPYGLSGRQLSIETRMAAIVDIYDAVTAIRAYHRGRPPTEGLRIVAHEAGQGLDGKLVQRFVRCVGIYPPGTLVRLSSGKLGVVLEARDRPADKPRVRVVYDISAQRMIEPPPTLDLYHGHPAHRIERAEDPANWALPPELFI; this is encoded by the coding sequence GTGGAAAGACCACCACCCAGGGACGCGGTCGAGGTCCCGGTCGAGGACCTGCGCCCCGGCATGTACCTCGTCGACCTGGGCGTGCAGTGGGCCATGCACCCGTTCCTGTACAACCAGTTCGAGCTAGAGCAGGCGAGCATCGACAAGATCCGCGCCATGGGGCTGACCCGGGTGCGGGTCGACCCACACCGCGGACGCCCCGAAACCTCCGGCGCGGCGCAGCAGGCCGCCGAACCAAGCCACCGGCGCCCCGCCCGGGCCAAGGCCGGCGACGGGCGGCAGTGGGCACGGCAACTGACTCAGGAGGCGCGCTCGGCGGTGCGCGAGCTGCTGCAGGATGCCCGCGCCGGCCGGGCCCTGCGCATGCAGGACATCGACACCATCAGCGAGGAACTCTCCGCTGCCCTGCACGAGCACCCGGATGCCATGCTCGCCTTCGGGCGCATCCGCTCCCGCGACCACTACACCTACCAGCACAGCGTCAACGTCGGCGTACTGCTGATGGCGTTCGCGCGCTACCTGCGCATGCCCGAGCCCCATGTACGTGCACTAGGCTCCGCCGGGATCGTCCACGACATCGGCAAAACGCTGCTACCGGATGCCATCATCTCCAAGCCGGGTCCGCTGACGCCGGAGGAGTATCAGCAGGTCAAGGACCACACCTGGCGCGGCGCGGCGCTACTGCGCGAGACGGCCCAGGCCACTCCGCTGGCCGTGCGCATCGCCGAGCAGCACCACGAACGGATCGACGGCTCCGGGTACCCCTACGGCCTGAGCGGCCGGCAGCTGAGCATCGAGACCCGCATGGCCGCCATTGTCGACATCTACGATGCCGTCACCGCCATCCGCGCCTACCACCGCGGCCGCCCACCGACCGAAGGACTCCGCATCGTCGCCCACGAAGCCGGCCAGGGGTTGGACGGTAAGCTGGTGCAGCGGTTCGTGCGCTGCGTCGGAATCTATCCACCGGGCACCCTGGTGCGCCTATCGTCCGGCAAGCTCGGCGTGGTCCTGGAGGCCCGGGACCGCCCCGCAGACAAGCCGCGTGTCCGGGTGGTCTACGATATCTCGGCGCAGCGCATGATCGAACCACCCCCCACTCTGGACCTGTACCACGGCCACCCCGCTCACCGCATCGAGCGTGCCGAGGATCCCGCAAACTGGGCCCTGCCCCCGGAACTCTTTATCTAG
- a CDS encoding NBR1-Ig-like domain-containing protein → MQTELEQYIRKTARERGLPLAELARRAGMSRQALYDAWQPGRYPSMSTIVRIANALEVHPLALLEPMFRNDPNATGVTETVENGLDRSGFIGDLNYPDGAPVLAGSRFRKGWQLQNLGDQPWVDRYLTCQDDDIRILDTAGTPREIGARLVPLQPSVPLPRVDPGERVTLQVDFTAPQTPATVISYWKMTFADGSLCFPDARGVWAKVRVIAPIGTASGTGEASSD, encoded by the coding sequence ATGCAGACGGAACTGGAGCAGTACATCCGCAAGACCGCCCGGGAGCGAGGGCTCCCGCTGGCAGAGCTGGCCCGGCGGGCAGGCATGAGCCGTCAGGCCCTCTACGACGCCTGGCAACCGGGGCGCTATCCGAGCATGAGCACCATCGTCCGCATCGCCAACGCGCTGGAGGTCCACCCGCTGGCACTGCTCGAGCCCATGTTCCGCAACGACCCCAACGCGACGGGGGTCACGGAGACCGTCGAGAACGGCCTCGACCGCAGCGGCTTCATCGGCGACCTCAACTACCCGGACGGCGCTCCGGTGCTGGCGGGTAGCCGCTTCCGCAAGGGCTGGCAGCTCCAGAATCTCGGCGACCAGCCGTGGGTCGACCGCTATCTCACGTGTCAGGATGACGACATCCGCATCCTGGATACGGCCGGTACCCCCCGGGAGATCGGCGCCCGACTGGTACCGCTGCAACCCTCGGTACCGCTCCCGCGGGTCGACCCCGGGGAGCGGGTCACGCTGCAGGTCGACTTCACCGCCCCGCAGACCCCCGCCACGGTCATCTCGTACTGGAAGATGACCTTCGCCGACGGATCCCTGTGCTTCCCGGACGCACGAGGGGTCTGGGCGAAGGTCCGCGTGATTGCGCCGATCGGCACCGCCTCGGGGACCGGGGAAGCCAGCAGCGACTAG
- the glgC gene encoding glucose-1-phosphate adenylyltransferase: protein MFLERNPRFVSRLTRETLALIMAGGRGGRLSSLTDWRTKPAIPFGGKFRLIDFPLSNCINSGIRRVGILTQYKAHSLIQHVQRGWGFLRGEFGEFVELIPAQQRMDKPLWYSGTADSVYQNIDIIQAHDPSYVLILAGDHVYKMDYGAMIARHVESDADVTVGCVQVSLEQARAFGVMTVEKDGRVTALTEKPTHPEPMPGKDDVALVSMGIYVFNRDYLLQVLREDAENFASSRDFGRDVLPAAIQRDHVQAFPFSDPVSGKQAYWRDVGTVDAFYRANQELIQEEPELDLYDDEWPIWTYQAQLPPAKFMHDQSGKRGMAIDSMVSGGNIIAGASVRRSVLFSRVKVGPGAEVKESVILPRVTVGDGCRVRNAVIDEGCRIPPGMVIGEDLETDRERFHVTPGGVVLVTAEMLGQEVAHVR from the coding sequence ATGTTCCTAGAGCGCAACCCGCGATTCGTCAGCCGGCTGACGCGTGAGACCCTCGCGCTGATCATGGCCGGCGGCCGCGGTGGACGGCTCTCCAGCCTCACGGACTGGCGCACCAAGCCGGCGATCCCCTTTGGCGGCAAGTTCCGGCTGATCGACTTCCCGCTCTCGAACTGCATCAATTCGGGGATCCGTCGGGTGGGCATCCTGACGCAGTACAAGGCCCACTCACTGATCCAGCATGTCCAGCGCGGCTGGGGGTTCCTGCGCGGTGAGTTCGGCGAGTTCGTCGAACTCATCCCCGCCCAGCAGCGCATGGACAAGCCGCTGTGGTACTCCGGCACGGCTGATTCGGTCTACCAGAACATCGACATCATCCAGGCCCACGACCCGAGCTACGTGCTGATCCTCGCCGGCGATCACGTCTATAAGATGGACTACGGTGCGATGATCGCCCGCCATGTGGAGTCCGACGCCGACGTCACCGTCGGCTGCGTGCAGGTGAGTCTGGAGCAGGCCCGCGCCTTCGGGGTGATGACCGTCGAGAAGGACGGGCGCGTCACCGCCCTGACCGAGAAGCCGACGCACCCCGAGCCGATGCCGGGCAAGGACGATGTGGCCCTGGTCTCCATGGGTATCTATGTCTTCAACCGCGACTACCTGCTGCAGGTGCTGCGCGAGGACGCCGAGAACTTCGCCAGCTCGCGGGACTTTGGGCGGGACGTCCTGCCCGCGGCCATCCAGCGCGATCACGTCCAGGCCTTCCCGTTCAGCGACCCGGTCAGCGGCAAGCAGGCCTACTGGCGGGATGTGGGCACCGTGGACGCCTTCTACCGCGCCAATCAGGAGCTGATCCAGGAGGAGCCGGAGCTCGATCTCTACGACGACGAGTGGCCGATCTGGACCTACCAGGCGCAGCTGCCGCCGGCGAAATTCATGCATGATCAGAGTGGCAAGCGCGGCATGGCCATCGATTCGATGGTCTCCGGCGGCAACATCATCGCCGGTGCCTCGGTGCGTCGCTCGGTGCTCTTCTCGCGGGTGAAGGTGGGCCCCGGTGCCGAGGTCAAGGAGTCGGTGATCCTGCCCCGGGTGACCGTCGGCGACGGCTGCCGGGTGCGCAATGCGGTCATCGATGAGGGCTGCCGCATCCCGCCGGGGATGGTCATCGGCGAGGACCTGGAGACCGACCGCGAGCGATTCCATGTCACCCCGGGCGGTGTGGTGCTGGTCACCGCCGAGATGCTGGGCCAGGAAGTGGCTCACGTGCGCTGA
- a CDS encoding cation:proton antiporter encodes MAEIPAVEGLFNQFAILLLVAAVIGFIGTRLKQPLIVSFIAVGILVGPSALGWVDGHEPMMELLAEIGIALLLFIVGLKLDLHLIRTMGPVALATGLGQVIFTSAVGFLIALAMGMEPITALYVAVALTFSSTIIIVKLLSDKKEIDALHGRIAIGFLIVQDICVVLAMILITSLAAGEGDANVAVEVGQVLLTGVALLLFVGVLMRYVLPRLLNMLARTPELLVLFSIALAVAMATGGDLMGFSKEVGAFLAGIAIASTPYREAVASRLTALRDFLLLFFFISLGAQLDMGTIGDQVVPALIFSAFVLIGNPIIVLIIMGFMGYRKRTGFLAGLTVAQISEFSLILAALGMSVGHIGQDTMGLVTLVGLITIGASTYMILYSKPLYERLAPLLSVFERRTPHAEIALDSQPDQHYEADVVIFGLGRYGHQLAKNFKARGWRVLGVDFDPTLVGQWRDEGHMAHYGDASDPEFPQTLPLGRARWVISTVPDRDIGATLITALRGAGYRGKVAVTSHSRMDADYLRGHGPDRVLLPFVDAAEMAVAGITGGQGGGER; translated from the coding sequence ATGGCTGAGATCCCTGCTGTCGAAGGACTGTTCAACCAATTCGCCATCCTGCTGCTCGTTGCAGCCGTCATTGGCTTTATCGGCACCCGCCTCAAGCAGCCGCTGATCGTATCTTTCATCGCGGTGGGCATCCTGGTGGGCCCGTCTGCGCTTGGCTGGGTGGACGGGCACGAGCCGATGATGGAACTGCTGGCCGAGATCGGTATCGCGCTGCTGCTGTTCATCGTCGGCCTCAAGCTCGATCTGCACCTGATCCGCACCATGGGGCCCGTGGCTCTCGCTACTGGCCTGGGGCAGGTGATCTTCACCTCGGCGGTTGGTTTCCTGATCGCACTGGCGATGGGCATGGAGCCGATCACCGCCCTCTACGTGGCGGTGGCGCTGACCTTCTCGAGTACCATCATCATCGTCAAGCTGCTGTCGGATAAGAAGGAGATCGACGCCCTGCACGGGCGCATCGCCATCGGTTTTCTGATCGTGCAGGACATCTGCGTGGTCCTGGCCATGATCCTGATCACCTCCCTGGCAGCTGGTGAGGGGGACGCCAACGTCGCCGTCGAGGTGGGGCAGGTCCTGCTGACGGGCGTGGCCCTGCTGCTGTTCGTGGGCGTGTTGATGCGCTATGTGCTGCCGCGGCTGCTTAACATGCTGGCGCGCACACCGGAGCTGCTGGTGCTCTTCTCCATCGCCCTGGCTGTGGCGATGGCCACTGGGGGCGATCTGATGGGCTTCAGCAAGGAGGTGGGGGCTTTCCTGGCGGGTATCGCCATCGCATCCACGCCCTATCGCGAGGCGGTGGCCTCGCGGCTGACGGCGCTGCGCGATTTCCTGCTGCTGTTCTTCTTCATCTCCCTGGGCGCGCAGCTGGATATGGGCACCATCGGCGATCAGGTGGTGCCGGCGCTGATCTTCTCGGCCTTCGTGCTCATCGGCAACCCGATCATCGTGCTGATCATCATGGGCTTTATGGGCTACCGCAAGCGCACCGGCTTCCTGGCCGGGCTGACGGTGGCGCAGATCTCGGAGTTCTCCCTGATCCTCGCGGCCCTGGGCATGTCGGTGGGGCACATCGGCCAGGACACCATGGGGCTGGTGACGCTGGTGGGGCTGATCACCATCGGCGCTTCCACCTACATGATCCTCTACTCCAAGCCGCTCTATGAGCGTCTGGCGCCGCTGCTCTCGGTCTTCGAGCGCAGGACCCCGCACGCGGAGATCGCCCTGGACAGTCAGCCGGATCAGCACTACGAGGCCGATGTGGTGATCTTCGGTTTGGGCCGCTACGGGCACCAGCTGGCCAAGAACTTCAAGGCCCGCGGCTGGCGGGTGCTCGGCGTGGACTTCGACCCGACCCTGGTGGGACAGTGGCGGGACGAAGGCCACATGGCCCACTACGGCGATGCCTCGGACCCGGAGTTCCCGCAGACCCTGCCGCTGGGCCGGGCCCGCTGGGTGATCAGCACGGTGCCCGATCGGGACATCGGGGCAACGCTGATCACTGCGCTGCGCGGGGCCGGCTACCGCGGTAAGGTGGCGGTTACGTCCCACTCGCGGATGGATGCTGACTACCTGCGTGGCCACGGGCCCGACCGGGTCCTGCTGCCCTTCGTCGACGCCGCGGAGATGGCCGTGGCCGGGATCACCGGGGGGCAGGGAGGCGGTGAACGATGA
- the amrS gene encoding AmmeMemoRadiSam system radical SAM enzyme has protein sequence MNQTTTPVPRERDPADPSVVATRFWSRCDDGRLQCDLCPRHCRLKDGQRGLCFVRMARGGEVVLTTYGRSSGFCIDPIEKKPLNHFLPGSSVLSFGTAGCNLACKFCQNWDMSKSREMDILADRAEPEQIADAAAAQGAQSVAFTYNDPVIFHEYAVDVAAACRARGIRTVAVTAGYICPEPRAEFFAALDAANVDLKAFSERFYHRLTGAHLAPVLDTLRYVRHETDCWLELTTLLIPGENDNDAEIEAMAQWVLEHLGADVPMHFTAFHPAFRMVNHPRTPPQTLSRAREIALAQGLRYVYTGNVYDPEGSATYCHACGERLIERDRYELGAWRLGAAGACRRCGEPCAGVFEARPGRWAGRRLPLRFS, from the coding sequence ATGAATCAGACCACGACCCCTGTACCAAGAGAGCGCGATCCCGCGGACCCGTCCGTCGTGGCCACGCGTTTCTGGAGCCGGTGTGACGACGGGCGGCTCCAGTGCGACCTCTGTCCGCGCCACTGTCGCCTGAAGGACGGGCAGCGGGGGCTGTGCTTCGTGCGTATGGCCCGGGGCGGGGAGGTGGTGCTGACCACCTACGGCCGCTCCAGCGGCTTCTGTATCGACCCCATCGAGAAGAAGCCGCTCAACCACTTCCTGCCCGGCTCGTCGGTACTCTCCTTCGGCACCGCCGGCTGCAACCTCGCCTGCAAGTTCTGCCAGAACTGGGACATGAGCAAGTCCCGGGAGATGGACATCCTCGCCGATCGCGCCGAGCCGGAGCAGATCGCCGACGCCGCGGCGGCCCAAGGGGCGCAGAGCGTGGCCTTCACCTACAACGACCCGGTCATTTTCCACGAATATGCAGTGGATGTGGCGGCGGCGTGCCGGGCGCGCGGCATCCGCACGGTGGCGGTGACCGCCGGGTATATCTGCCCGGAGCCCAGGGCGGAGTTCTTCGCTGCCCTGGATGCTGCGAATGTCGACCTCAAGGCGTTCAGTGAGCGTTTCTATCACCGTCTGACCGGCGCCCACCTGGCACCGGTGCTGGATACCCTGCGCTACGTTCGCCACGAAACCGATTGCTGGCTTGAGCTTACCACGCTGCTGATCCCCGGTGAGAACGACAACGATGCCGAGATTGAGGCCATGGCGCAGTGGGTGCTGGAGCACCTCGGCGCGGATGTGCCGATGCACTTCACGGCCTTCCATCCGGCCTTCCGGATGGTGAACCATCCGCGAACGCCGCCGCAGACCCTGAGCCGTGCCCGGGAGATCGCCCTGGCGCAGGGGTTGCGCTATGTCTACACCGGCAACGTCTACGACCCGGAGGGCAGTGCCACCTACTGCCACGCCTGCGGCGAGCGGCTCATTGAGCGCGACCGGTACGAACTCGGTGCCTGGCGGCTGGGCGCCGCCGGCGCCTGCCGGCGCTGCGGGGAGCCGTGCGCCGGGGTCTTCGAGGCCCGCCCCGGGCGCTGGGCGGGGCGGCGCCTACCCTTGCGTTTCAGCTAG
- a CDS encoding diguanylate cyclase, whose product MRGIPLCSLIVFGGLGLALVFGVAFTAAGTYLGPESHAAEPARTHPALLTAHPSLPGLLRMPEGGQAPAGTSTYLVALISAGAGFTVVGLFGLWLRRQLVVPLQEAARSIEVGAPMRLRGMAGAVRELRMVEERYNRAREAMEQRIEALDEQLHTDWLTGVSNRRGLEEALLVELDRARRSGAPVSLVFLDLDGFKALNDEQGHESGDRALQQVARLLRRRVREADAVARWGGDEFVILCRDTDLAGGEALAHALARRLAQWPRMPGGCRASIGVSAWQPGEGFRELIARADEAMYDAKRQGGGRVCVRSGR is encoded by the coding sequence GTGCGAGGGATCCCGCTGTGTTCCCTGATTGTCTTCGGTGGGCTGGGTCTTGCCCTGGTTTTCGGTGTCGCCTTCACCGCAGCCGGGACGTATCTCGGCCCAGAGAGCCACGCTGCTGAGCCGGCCCGCACGCATCCCGCTTTGCTCACCGCCCACCCGTCGCTCCCCGGCCTGCTGCGCATGCCGGAGGGCGGGCAAGCACCGGCTGGCACGTCGACCTACCTCGTGGCGCTCATCTCAGCCGGGGCAGGCTTCACCGTGGTGGGCCTGTTCGGCCTGTGGCTGCGCCGGCAACTGGTCGTTCCGCTGCAGGAGGCAGCCCGGTCCATCGAGGTTGGGGCGCCGATGCGCCTGCGGGGGATGGCCGGGGCCGTGCGCGAGCTGCGCATGGTCGAGGAGCGCTACAACCGCGCTCGAGAGGCCATGGAGCAGCGCATCGAGGCGCTGGACGAGCAGCTGCATACCGACTGGCTGACCGGGGTGAGCAACCGGCGCGGCCTCGAGGAGGCCTTGCTCGTGGAGTTGGATCGGGCGCGGCGCTCCGGGGCCCCGGTCAGCCTGGTCTTCCTGGATCTCGATGGCTTCAAGGCGCTGAATGATGAGCAGGGCCACGAGTCCGGGGATCGGGCCCTGCAGCAGGTGGCCAGACTGCTGCGCCGGCGCGTACGCGAGGCCGATGCGGTGGCGCGCTGGGGCGGCGACGAGTTCGTGATTCTCTGCCGGGACACCGACTTGGCCGGGGGCGAGGCGTTGGCCCATGCGCTCGCCCGGCGCCTGGCGCAGTGGCCGCGGATGCCGGGTGGGTGTCGGGCAAGCATCGGGGTGAGCGCCTGGCAGCCCGGAGAGGGTTTCCGCGAGTTGATTGCCCGTGCCGACGAGGCCATGTACGACGCCAAGCGCCAGGGTGGTGGGCGCGTCTGCGTCAGGTCAGGTCGCTAA
- the amrA gene encoding AmmeMemoRadiSam system protein A has translation MSSTEQTPIGTDVPSEHGALLPRFARQNIAHQQEVGEPLPIASGLPEALTRPGAAFVSLHQGDVLRGCMGSLVPRQPLVRSVMDSALEAAFSDPRFDPVTREELDALTVKVAVLGEAEPLEVEHEAQLLEELVPGEDGLILHDGLRRATFLPAVWEGLPDPQEFLAQLKLKAGLPPDYWSRTLQFARYRSVTFTDTPRAP, from the coding sequence ATGTCTTCCACTGAGCAAACTCCCATCGGCACCGACGTCCCGTCGGAGCACGGCGCCCTCCTGCCCCGCTTCGCCCGGCAGAACATCGCCCACCAGCAGGAGGTGGGCGAGCCGCTGCCCATCGCCTCGGGCCTGCCGGAGGCCCTGACCCGGCCCGGGGCCGCCTTCGTCTCGCTCCACCAGGGCGACGTGCTGCGTGGCTGCATGGGCAGCCTGGTGCCCCGCCAACCGCTGGTGCGCAGTGTCATGGACTCGGCCCTGGAGGCCGCTTTTAGCGATCCGCGCTTCGACCCCGTCACCCGCGAAGAACTCGACGCGCTGACCGTCAAGGTCGCCGTCCTCGGCGAGGCCGAACCCCTGGAGGTGGAGCACGAGGCGCAACTGCTCGAAGAGCTGGTCCCCGGCGAGGACGGCCTGATCCTCCACGACGGTCTGCGCCGCGCCACCTTCCTGCCCGCGGTCTGGGAGGGCCTACCGGACCCGCAGGAGTTCCTCGCTCAGCTCAAGCTCAAGGCCGGCCTGCCCCCGGACTACTGGTCCAGGACCCTGCAATTCGCGCGCTACCGCTCGGTCACCTTCACCGACACACCACGCGCGCCGTAA
- the amrB gene encoding AmmeMemoRadiSam system protein B translates to MHETTPSVRPPAVAGRFYPGEAEALRRSVQELLAEAGEPEQDPARAPRAMVLPHAGYPFSGAAAARGYQRIAPIRQQLRHVVLLGPAHFVDLSGIALPMADALATPLGTVPVSDTLRRKALALDSVHIDDTAHAREHSLEVHLPFLQTLLEDFDVLPLVVGRGPAEACGRLIERFWQPDTLVVVSSDLSHFHDDPTARQLDAETTAAIEAGTFEQITPQRACGAAPLRGLLWFARKHGLQAQTIAQCNSGDVTGDRSSVVGYGSYVFH, encoded by the coding sequence ATGCACGAGACCACGCCCTCGGTTCGCCCCCCTGCCGTCGCCGGACGCTTCTACCCCGGCGAGGCGGAAGCCCTGCGCCGGTCCGTCCAGGAACTGCTCGCCGAGGCCGGCGAGCCGGAACAGGACCCGGCCCGGGCCCCCCGCGCCATGGTGCTCCCCCATGCCGGCTACCCGTTCTCGGGTGCCGCCGCGGCGCGGGGCTATCAGCGCATCGCCCCGATCCGCCAGCAACTGCGCCACGTGGTGCTGCTCGGACCGGCCCACTTCGTCGACCTCAGCGGCATCGCCCTGCCGATGGCCGACGCCCTGGCGACCCCGCTAGGCACGGTGCCCGTTAGCGACACCCTGCGCCGAAAGGCGCTGGCACTGGATAGCGTGCACATCGACGACACGGCCCACGCACGCGAGCATAGCCTGGAGGTCCATCTGCCCTTCCTGCAGACCCTGCTCGAGGACTTCGACGTTCTCCCCCTGGTGGTCGGCCGCGGTCCGGCCGAGGCGTGCGGCCGCCTGATCGAGCGTTTCTGGCAACCGGACACCCTGGTGGTGGTCAGCTCGGACCTGAGCCACTTCCACGACGACCCCACTGCCCGGCAGCTCGACGCCGAGACCACCGCGGCCATCGAGGCCGGCACCTTCGAGCAGATCACCCCGCAGCGGGCCTGCGGCGCCGCCCCGCTGCGCGGGCTGCTGTGGTTCGCGCGCAAGCACGGCCTGCAGGCGCAGACGATTGCGCAATGCAACTCCGGCGATGTCACCGGCGATCGCTCCTCGGTCGTAGGGTATGGCAGCTATGTCTTCCACTGA
- a CDS encoding small multi-drug export protein has protein sequence MELLLKYSVVFLLAATPWVELMVVIPMGAAMGLSVTPLTVVAFIGNALPVFAIIALFRWWERRRGPVRRRWSDRATRVWDRYGLPGLALLGPVLTGIHLAAVMALALGAWRRQTAQWMIGSLAIWAVVTGVVTAAGVEWLTRAD, from the coding sequence ATGGAACTGCTGCTCAAGTACTCGGTCGTCTTCCTGCTCGCCGCCACTCCGTGGGTGGAGCTCATGGTCGTCATTCCCATGGGCGCAGCCATGGGGCTCTCGGTGACCCCGCTCACCGTAGTCGCATTCATCGGCAACGCGCTGCCGGTTTTCGCCATCATCGCCCTGTTTCGCTGGTGGGAGCGCCGCCGCGGGCCGGTGCGCCGGCGCTGGAGCGACCGCGCCACTCGAGTCTGGGATCGCTACGGGCTGCCCGGACTGGCGCTGCTCGGGCCAGTGCTCACCGGCATCCACCTGGCGGCAGTGATGGCCCTGGCCCTGGGCGCCTGGCGGCGGCAGACGGCGCAGTGGATGATCGGTAGCCTGGCCATCTGGGCGGTGGTCACCGGGGTGGTGACCGCCGCCGGCGTGGAGTGGCTGACCCGAGCGGACTGA